Proteins found in one Xyrauchen texanus isolate HMW12.3.18 chromosome 30, RBS_HiC_50CHRs, whole genome shotgun sequence genomic segment:
- the LOC127623763 gene encoding serine/threonine-protein kinase Nek1-like isoform X2, whose product MDKYERLKKIGEGSFGKAILVKSRADGRQYVIKEIGISRMSNKERQESRKEVSVLANMSHPNIVQYKESFEESGCLYIVMDYCEGGDLFKKINNQKGSQFHEEQILDWFVQICLALKHVHDRKILHRDIKSQNIFLTKDGTVQLGDFGIARVLNSTVELARTCIGTPYYLSPEICENKPYNNKSDIWALGCVLYEMCTLKHAFEAGNMKNLVLKIIRGSYPPVSVHYSLDLRSLLAHLFKRNPRERPSVSTILDKPFLARRIHKFLSPQLIAQEFSHSLHLNQPKMSVAQGVPAKRPAPGPIPISPAQKITKPAAKYGVPLTVRRPIEAIRKVPDAARKPVKIQKAPPPAAAQKRLSRVEEERRKHEEGVRKKRMEMMDRERKQSEQMLILKAAQMKRFEREKLNQINRAREQGWRHVLSSSGGSSPERKLYGAGGIGAAHSPGIAPAPHSGPTHATPYLPGPTPTPALAPSRAPYDYVLPATDKTSKPTPKDGAVEGAKSSGDNSRTPADSGKLNGHACIPNQKFVKREPRKASLQNELISKKDYANRLRGQLGAERAKQVEDFLQRKREAMQNKFRAEGQLEYLSRLRQIRLQNFNERQQIKARLRGEKYDSDGSDSQESCEEAALRRKKIEALKAQSKARAAVLKEQLEKKRREAYEREKKVWEDHLIARGVKVGIGAVGGAPPPAIPPTQESDLTPQEDASKATLSSRPTTPAISMTAALKDVGVISSGLSSALKEDPLKAETSDVQSEKKEILCRLNLNLKVQTPEEEHEKDATSPCNDAPCSTSQPVQPSTTEERPPTGGDRRKWEAVAPPILSVAEQTLEETCATLAVPQVVSPELSAPSGGDRKKWQTDAVPLLSVAQQTLEETSLATQGLTAGEVIRMDVWEGEGLRKAWGQSPDSDVLKVLEESEIPSFTQQLAHTSTCDNTLTESLNPIEESTDATNEAKQVPLPEPCQPATGHAKQEVTCQETVPITTEVKSQELIPPTPEDIQKPQSGESEPEEVDDLESVVLEETSEQTSKPPTEIMQAWTNDSPMAVPEEVRRIQAECTEIPQREVKQPEPAADESLFVKLSSSPAHRRTIALALLSAQSSVEDSSSVASRSRSVSPLRSHCHDNTLLIGLSTGLFDANNPKMLRTCSLPDLSKVFDDAPEPEGAVAPESNLEIEDLEDKADEQSETEDVYEDDDLRELRASMERLLQEQRSEDDDDDDEDDGSGSNGSPADEEAVVLNGLVGAGDNKHSPEEKCCNGMAEEDDDGSHDEEEPGGPDTNGMEVEEDEEQNSSEGLLNEEWQSDDSEEEDDEDLEQQDSIFSRLEELRFHLEQAMGFENFIQAYNKIKAIHEDEDENIEMGSSMVQSILGTEHQHLYPKILNLVMADGAYQEDNDE is encoded by the exons ATGGATAAATATGAGAGGTTGAAGAAAATTGGGGAGGGATCCTTTGGTAAAGCCATCTTGGTCAAGTCAAGGGCAGATGGCCGACAATATGTTATCAAGGAGATTGGCATCTCCAGG ATGTCCAACAAAGAAAGACAAGAGTCACGTAAAGAGGTGTCAGTTCTGGCCAACATGAGTCATCCTAACATTGTCCAGTACAAGGAATCCTTTGAAG AGAGTGGATGTTTGTACATAGTAATGGACTACTGTGAGGGAGGAGACCTGTTTAAGAAGATCAATAATCAAAAAGGGTCTCAATTCCATGAGGAACAG ATTCTTGACTGGTTTGTGCAGATCTGCTTGGCCCTTAAACACGTTCATGATCGCAAAATCCTACACAGGGACATCAAATCACAG AATATTTTTCTGACCAAAGATGGTACTGTACAGCTGGGGGACTTTGGAATTGCCAGGGTTTTGAACAG CACTGTGGAGCTGGCAAGGACCTGTATTGGCACACCTTACTACCTGTCTCCAGAGATATGTGAAAATAAACCATACAACAACAAGAG TGATATCTGGGCCCTGGGATGTGTCCTGTATGAAATGTGCACGCTTAAGCATGCT TTTGAGGCAGGAAACATGAAGAACCTGGTGTTGAAGATCATCCGTGGTTCGTACCCGCCTGTTTCAGTGCATTACTCACTAGACCTGCGTTCTCTCCTGGCCCATCTGTTCAAGCGCAACCCCCGGGAGAGACCCTCCGTCTCTACCATTTTGGACAAGCCTTTTCTTGCTCGGAGGATTCACAAGTTTCTCAGCCCTCAg CTTATTGCTCAGGAATTCAGCCATTCACTTCACCTTAATCAGCCTAAAATGAGTGTGGCCCAGGGTGTACCAG CCAAACGCCCTGCCCCTGGCCCCATCCCAATCTCCCCAGCTCAGAAAATCACCAAGCCAGCCGCAAAATATGGAGTGCCTTTAACTGTTCGAAGACCAATCGAAGCTATCAGGAAGGTACCAGATGCTGCAAGGAAACCAGTCAAAATCCAAAAG GCCCCCCCTCCCGCAGCAGCTCAGAAGAGACTGAGTCGAGTGGAGGAGGAGAGGAGAAAGCATGAG GAAGGCGTGCGGAAGAAACGGATGGAGATGATGGATAGGGAAAGAAAACAAAGTGAACAG ATGCTGATACTTAAGGCTGCTCAGATGAAGAGATTTGAGAGGGAAAAG CTGAACCAAATCAACAGGGCTCGGGAGCAGGGCTGGAGACATGTCCTCAGTTCTAGTGGAGGCAGCAGTCCTGAGCGCAAG TTGTATGGGGCCGGTGGCATTGGAGCTGCACATTCCCCTGGAATAGCCCCCGCCCCTCACTCTGGACCCACACATGCCACACCTTATCTCCCTGGCCCCACCCCAACTCCTGCTCTAGCTCCAAGCAGAGCTCCATATGACTATGTCCTCCCAGCCACTGATAAAACATCCAAACCAACACCTAAAGATGGTGCAGTAGAAGGAGCCAAGTCTTCAGGGGACAATAGCAG GACTCCTGCAGACTCTGGGAAACTGAATGGTCATGCCTGCATCCCCAACCAAAAGTTTGTCAAGAGAGAACCACGCAAAGCAAGTCTCCAAAATGAGCTGATTTCAAAGAAAGACTATGCCAATAG ATTACGAGGCCAATTGGGAGCAGAGAGGGCTAAACAGGTGGAGGATTTTCTACAGCGGAAAAGAGAAGCCATGCAGAATAAATTCCGTGCAGAGGGTCAGCTG GAATACCTGTCGAGGTTGCGGCAAATCAGACTACAGAACTTTAATGAACGACAGCAGATCAAAGCTCGCCTCAGAGGAGAGAAG TATGACAGTGATGGGTCAGACAGTCAGGAGTCATGTGAAGAGGCAGCTCTCAGGAGGAAGAAGATTGAGGCTTTGAAG GCCCAATCAAAGGCTCGCGCTGCAGTGCTTAAAGAACAGCttgaaaagaagagaagagaagcaTATGAAAGAGAGAAGAAAGTGTGGGAGGATCAT CTTATTGCAAGAGGAGTTAAGGTTGGGATTGGAGCCGTAGGTGGAGCGCCACCTCCAGCAATCCCTCCCACTCAGGAGTCAGATCTCACCCCTCAGGAAGATGCCTCCAAAGCCACACTTTCCTCAAGACCCACCACTCCAGCAATCTCCATGACTGCTGCTCTGAAGGATGTGGGCGTG ATTTCATCTGGATTGAGTTCTGCTTTGAAAGAGGACCCCCTTAAAGCAGAAACATCAGATGTTCAG AGTGAAAAGAAGGAGATTCTTTGCCGACTGAATCTGAATCTAAAGGTCCAGACACCTGAGGAAGAGCATGAGAAAGATGCTACCTCACCTTGTAACGATGCACCATGCTCCACTTCTCAACCAGTCCAACCTTCCACCACAGAGGAAAGGCCACCCACAGGTGGTGATAGGAGAAAGTGGGAGGCTGTAGCTCCACCCATACTCTCTGTAGCTGAACAGACTCTGGAAGAAACCTGTGCAACTTTGGCAG TGCCTCAGGTGGTGTCTCCAGAGCTGAGTGCTCCCTCTGGTGGAGACAGGAAGAAATGGCAGACTGATGCTGTCCCTCTGCTGTCTGTGGCTCAGCAGACACTGGAAGAAACCAGCCTTGCAACACAAGGCCTTACAG CAGGTGAAGTCATTCGCATGGATGTGTGGGAGGGGGAGGGGCTAAGGAAGGCTTGGGGCCAGAGCCCAGACTCAGATGTTCTGAAGGTGTTGGAAGAGTCAGAGATCCCATCCTTTACTCAGCAGCTGGCTCACACCAGCACCTGTGACAACACACTGACTG AAAGCCTTAATCCCATTGAAGAGTCTACAGATGCCACTAATGAAGCCAAACAAGTGCCTCTCCCTGAGCCCTGCCAGCCTGCTACTGGCCATGCCAAACAAGAAGTGACATGTCAGGAGACTGTGCCAATTACAACAGAGGTTAAAAGTCAGGAACTAATTCCACCTACACCAGAGGATATACAAAAGCCTCAGTCAGGAGAAAGTGAGCCAGAGG AGGTTGATGATCTGGAGTCTGTGGTTCTGGAGGAAACCTCTGAGCAAACCTCAAAGCCCCCAACAGAAATAATGCAGGCGTGGACAAATGACTCTCCAATGGCTGT GCCAGAAGAGGTCAGAAGAATACAAGCAGAGTGCACAGAGATACCGCAAAGAGAAGTGAAACAGCCTGAACCTGCAG cTGATGAATCTCTGTTTGTAAAATTAAGCAGCAGTCCGGCTCACAGACGCACAATAGCATTGGCCCTCCTGTCTGCCCAGTCCTCTGTGGAGGACTCCTCCTCTGTTGCCTCACGCTCTCGCTCAGTCTCTCCACTGCGCtctcattgccatgacaacacacTCCTCATCGGTCTCTCCACCGGCCTCTTTGATGCAAACAACCCAAAG ATGCTCAGGACATGCTCCTTACCAGACCTTAGTAAAGTGTTTGATGATGCTCCAGAACCTGAAGGTGCCGTTGCTCCTGAAAGCAACCTGGAGATAGAGGATCTGGAGGACAAAGCGGATGAGCAGTCAGAGACTGAGGA TGTGTATGAGGATGATGATTTGCGAGAGCTCAGAGCATCTATGGAGAGGCTCCTCCAGGAACAGCGcagtgaagatgatgatgatgatgatgaggatgatggtAGTGGATCCAATGGCAGTCCTGCTGATGAAGAGGCAGTTGTTCTTAATGGGCTGGTCGGTGCTGGTGACAACAAACACAGTCCAGAAGAGAAGTGTTGTAATGGCATGGCTGAGGAAGATGATGATGGTAGTCATGATGAGGAAGAGCCAGGAGGACCTGATACTAATGGAATGGAAGTTGAGGAAGATGAAGAGCAGAACAGCAGTGAAGGCCTACTCAATGAGGAGTGGCAGTCAG ATGACAGtgaggaagaggatgatgaagatCTAGAGCAACAGGACAGTATCTTCAGTCGTCTGGAGGAGCTGCGCTTCCATCTAGAGCAGGCTATGGGCTTTGAGAACTTCATCCAAGCCTACAACAAGATCAAG GCCATTCATGAGGATGAAGATGAGAACATTGAAATGGGCTCCAGCATGGTACAAAGCATTTTAGGAACGGAGCACCAGCACCTGTATCCAAAAATTCTCAATTTAGTGATGGCAGATGGAGCTTATCAAGAAG ATAATGATGAATAG
- the LOC127623763 gene encoding serine/threonine-protein kinase Nek1-like isoform X1, translating to MDKYERLKKIGEGSFGKAILVKSRADGRQYVIKEIGISRMSNKERQESRKEVSVLANMSHPNIVQYKESFEESGCLYIVMDYCEGGDLFKKINNQKGSQFHEEQILDWFVQICLALKHVHDRKILHRDIKSQNIFLTKDGTVQLGDFGIARVLNSTVELARTCIGTPYYLSPEICENKPYNNKSDIWALGCVLYEMCTLKHAFEAGNMKNLVLKIIRGSYPPVSVHYSLDLRSLLAHLFKRNPRERPSVSTILDKPFLARRIHKFLSPQLIAQEFSHSLHLNQPKMSVAQGVPAKRPAPGPIPISPAQKITKPAAKYGVPLTVRRPIEAIRKVPDAARKPVKIQKAPPPAAAQKRLSRVEEERRKHEEGVRKKRMEMMDRERKQSEQMLILKAAQMKRFEREKLNQINRAREQGWRHVLSSSGGSSPERKLYGAGGIGAAHSPGIAPAPHSGPTHATPYLPGPTPTPALAPSRAPYDYVLPATDKTSKPTPKDGAVEGAKSSGDNSRTPADSGKLNGHACIPNQKFVKREPRKASLQNELISKKDYANRLRGQLGAERAKQVEDFLQRKREAMQNKFRAEGQLGARHNLATIFASWTNSSRCRRPRVNKEEEEYLSRLRQIRLQNFNERQQIKARLRGEKYDSDGSDSQESCEEAALRRKKIEALKAQSKARAAVLKEQLEKKRREAYEREKKVWEDHLIARGVKVGIGAVGGAPPPAIPPTQESDLTPQEDASKATLSSRPTTPAISMTAALKDVGVISSGLSSALKEDPLKAETSDVQSEKKEILCRLNLNLKVQTPEEEHEKDATSPCNDAPCSTSQPVQPSTTEERPPTGGDRRKWEAVAPPILSVAEQTLEETCATLAVPQVVSPELSAPSGGDRKKWQTDAVPLLSVAQQTLEETSLATQGLTAGEVIRMDVWEGEGLRKAWGQSPDSDVLKVLEESEIPSFTQQLAHTSTCDNTLTESLNPIEESTDATNEAKQVPLPEPCQPATGHAKQEVTCQETVPITTEVKSQELIPPTPEDIQKPQSGESEPEEVDDLESVVLEETSEQTSKPPTEIMQAWTNDSPMAVPEEVRRIQAECTEIPQREVKQPEPAADESLFVKLSSSPAHRRTIALALLSAQSSVEDSSSVASRSRSVSPLRSHCHDNTLLIGLSTGLFDANNPKMLRTCSLPDLSKVFDDAPEPEGAVAPESNLEIEDLEDKADEQSETEDVYEDDDLRELRASMERLLQEQRSEDDDDDDEDDGSGSNGSPADEEAVVLNGLVGAGDNKHSPEEKCCNGMAEEDDDGSHDEEEPGGPDTNGMEVEEDEEQNSSEGLLNEEWQSDDSEEEDDEDLEQQDSIFSRLEELRFHLEQAMGFENFIQAYNKIKAIHEDEDENIEMGSSMVQSILGTEHQHLYPKILNLVMADGAYQEDNDE from the exons ATGGATAAATATGAGAGGTTGAAGAAAATTGGGGAGGGATCCTTTGGTAAAGCCATCTTGGTCAAGTCAAGGGCAGATGGCCGACAATATGTTATCAAGGAGATTGGCATCTCCAGG ATGTCCAACAAAGAAAGACAAGAGTCACGTAAAGAGGTGTCAGTTCTGGCCAACATGAGTCATCCTAACATTGTCCAGTACAAGGAATCCTTTGAAG AGAGTGGATGTTTGTACATAGTAATGGACTACTGTGAGGGAGGAGACCTGTTTAAGAAGATCAATAATCAAAAAGGGTCTCAATTCCATGAGGAACAG ATTCTTGACTGGTTTGTGCAGATCTGCTTGGCCCTTAAACACGTTCATGATCGCAAAATCCTACACAGGGACATCAAATCACAG AATATTTTTCTGACCAAAGATGGTACTGTACAGCTGGGGGACTTTGGAATTGCCAGGGTTTTGAACAG CACTGTGGAGCTGGCAAGGACCTGTATTGGCACACCTTACTACCTGTCTCCAGAGATATGTGAAAATAAACCATACAACAACAAGAG TGATATCTGGGCCCTGGGATGTGTCCTGTATGAAATGTGCACGCTTAAGCATGCT TTTGAGGCAGGAAACATGAAGAACCTGGTGTTGAAGATCATCCGTGGTTCGTACCCGCCTGTTTCAGTGCATTACTCACTAGACCTGCGTTCTCTCCTGGCCCATCTGTTCAAGCGCAACCCCCGGGAGAGACCCTCCGTCTCTACCATTTTGGACAAGCCTTTTCTTGCTCGGAGGATTCACAAGTTTCTCAGCCCTCAg CTTATTGCTCAGGAATTCAGCCATTCACTTCACCTTAATCAGCCTAAAATGAGTGTGGCCCAGGGTGTACCAG CCAAACGCCCTGCCCCTGGCCCCATCCCAATCTCCCCAGCTCAGAAAATCACCAAGCCAGCCGCAAAATATGGAGTGCCTTTAACTGTTCGAAGACCAATCGAAGCTATCAGGAAGGTACCAGATGCTGCAAGGAAACCAGTCAAAATCCAAAAG GCCCCCCCTCCCGCAGCAGCTCAGAAGAGACTGAGTCGAGTGGAGGAGGAGAGGAGAAAGCATGAG GAAGGCGTGCGGAAGAAACGGATGGAGATGATGGATAGGGAAAGAAAACAAAGTGAACAG ATGCTGATACTTAAGGCTGCTCAGATGAAGAGATTTGAGAGGGAAAAG CTGAACCAAATCAACAGGGCTCGGGAGCAGGGCTGGAGACATGTCCTCAGTTCTAGTGGAGGCAGCAGTCCTGAGCGCAAG TTGTATGGGGCCGGTGGCATTGGAGCTGCACATTCCCCTGGAATAGCCCCCGCCCCTCACTCTGGACCCACACATGCCACACCTTATCTCCCTGGCCCCACCCCAACTCCTGCTCTAGCTCCAAGCAGAGCTCCATATGACTATGTCCTCCCAGCCACTGATAAAACATCCAAACCAACACCTAAAGATGGTGCAGTAGAAGGAGCCAAGTCTTCAGGGGACAATAGCAG GACTCCTGCAGACTCTGGGAAACTGAATGGTCATGCCTGCATCCCCAACCAAAAGTTTGTCAAGAGAGAACCACGCAAAGCAAGTCTCCAAAATGAGCTGATTTCAAAGAAAGACTATGCCAATAG ATTACGAGGCCAATTGGGAGCAGAGAGGGCTAAACAGGTGGAGGATTTTCTACAGCGGAAAAGAGAAGCCATGCAGAATAAATTCCGTGCAGAGGGTCAGCTG GGTGCCCGGCATAACCTGGCCACCATCTTTGCGAGTTGGACAAACTCGTCCCGATGCAGGAGACCTAGAGTCAACAAAGAGGAGGAG GAATACCTGTCGAGGTTGCGGCAAATCAGACTACAGAACTTTAATGAACGACAGCAGATCAAAGCTCGCCTCAGAGGAGAGAAG TATGACAGTGATGGGTCAGACAGTCAGGAGTCATGTGAAGAGGCAGCTCTCAGGAGGAAGAAGATTGAGGCTTTGAAG GCCCAATCAAAGGCTCGCGCTGCAGTGCTTAAAGAACAGCttgaaaagaagagaagagaagcaTATGAAAGAGAGAAGAAAGTGTGGGAGGATCAT CTTATTGCAAGAGGAGTTAAGGTTGGGATTGGAGCCGTAGGTGGAGCGCCACCTCCAGCAATCCCTCCCACTCAGGAGTCAGATCTCACCCCTCAGGAAGATGCCTCCAAAGCCACACTTTCCTCAAGACCCACCACTCCAGCAATCTCCATGACTGCTGCTCTGAAGGATGTGGGCGTG ATTTCATCTGGATTGAGTTCTGCTTTGAAAGAGGACCCCCTTAAAGCAGAAACATCAGATGTTCAG AGTGAAAAGAAGGAGATTCTTTGCCGACTGAATCTGAATCTAAAGGTCCAGACACCTGAGGAAGAGCATGAGAAAGATGCTACCTCACCTTGTAACGATGCACCATGCTCCACTTCTCAACCAGTCCAACCTTCCACCACAGAGGAAAGGCCACCCACAGGTGGTGATAGGAGAAAGTGGGAGGCTGTAGCTCCACCCATACTCTCTGTAGCTGAACAGACTCTGGAAGAAACCTGTGCAACTTTGGCAG TGCCTCAGGTGGTGTCTCCAGAGCTGAGTGCTCCCTCTGGTGGAGACAGGAAGAAATGGCAGACTGATGCTGTCCCTCTGCTGTCTGTGGCTCAGCAGACACTGGAAGAAACCAGCCTTGCAACACAAGGCCTTACAG CAGGTGAAGTCATTCGCATGGATGTGTGGGAGGGGGAGGGGCTAAGGAAGGCTTGGGGCCAGAGCCCAGACTCAGATGTTCTGAAGGTGTTGGAAGAGTCAGAGATCCCATCCTTTACTCAGCAGCTGGCTCACACCAGCACCTGTGACAACACACTGACTG AAAGCCTTAATCCCATTGAAGAGTCTACAGATGCCACTAATGAAGCCAAACAAGTGCCTCTCCCTGAGCCCTGCCAGCCTGCTACTGGCCATGCCAAACAAGAAGTGACATGTCAGGAGACTGTGCCAATTACAACAGAGGTTAAAAGTCAGGAACTAATTCCACCTACACCAGAGGATATACAAAAGCCTCAGTCAGGAGAAAGTGAGCCAGAGG AGGTTGATGATCTGGAGTCTGTGGTTCTGGAGGAAACCTCTGAGCAAACCTCAAAGCCCCCAACAGAAATAATGCAGGCGTGGACAAATGACTCTCCAATGGCTGT GCCAGAAGAGGTCAGAAGAATACAAGCAGAGTGCACAGAGATACCGCAAAGAGAAGTGAAACAGCCTGAACCTGCAG cTGATGAATCTCTGTTTGTAAAATTAAGCAGCAGTCCGGCTCACAGACGCACAATAGCATTGGCCCTCCTGTCTGCCCAGTCCTCTGTGGAGGACTCCTCCTCTGTTGCCTCACGCTCTCGCTCAGTCTCTCCACTGCGCtctcattgccatgacaacacacTCCTCATCGGTCTCTCCACCGGCCTCTTTGATGCAAACAACCCAAAG ATGCTCAGGACATGCTCCTTACCAGACCTTAGTAAAGTGTTTGATGATGCTCCAGAACCTGAAGGTGCCGTTGCTCCTGAAAGCAACCTGGAGATAGAGGATCTGGAGGACAAAGCGGATGAGCAGTCAGAGACTGAGGA TGTGTATGAGGATGATGATTTGCGAGAGCTCAGAGCATCTATGGAGAGGCTCCTCCAGGAACAGCGcagtgaagatgatgatgatgatgatgaggatgatggtAGTGGATCCAATGGCAGTCCTGCTGATGAAGAGGCAGTTGTTCTTAATGGGCTGGTCGGTGCTGGTGACAACAAACACAGTCCAGAAGAGAAGTGTTGTAATGGCATGGCTGAGGAAGATGATGATGGTAGTCATGATGAGGAAGAGCCAGGAGGACCTGATACTAATGGAATGGAAGTTGAGGAAGATGAAGAGCAGAACAGCAGTGAAGGCCTACTCAATGAGGAGTGGCAGTCAG ATGACAGtgaggaagaggatgatgaagatCTAGAGCAACAGGACAGTATCTTCAGTCGTCTGGAGGAGCTGCGCTTCCATCTAGAGCAGGCTATGGGCTTTGAGAACTTCATCCAAGCCTACAACAAGATCAAG GCCATTCATGAGGATGAAGATGAGAACATTGAAATGGGCTCCAGCATGGTACAAAGCATTTTAGGAACGGAGCACCAGCACCTGTATCCAAAAATTCTCAATTTAGTGATGGCAGATGGAGCTTATCAAGAAG ATAATGATGAATAG